A stretch of Ectothiorhodospiraceae bacterium BW-2 DNA encodes these proteins:
- a CDS encoding VacJ family lipoprotein — translation MNRTLFAFNSVVDSHLMQPVARGYKAVTPGFVDTGITNFFNNLDEISVMANNLLQLKPTQALMSGGRFVANSTIGLLGLVDVATPMGLIAHDEDFGQTLAVWGVGSGPYLVLPFLGPSTLRDGSATVIEWAVEPRLEEELLEGSRYSLLALNIVDTRADLLPLTDSMQRTGGDGYTFMREAYLQRRSYQIYDGNPPPPEIDDALFGFEE, via the coding sequence ATGAACCGCACTCTGTTTGCGTTCAATAGCGTCGTGGACAGCCACCTCATGCAACCGGTTGCCCGAGGCTATAAGGCGGTCACCCCGGGCTTTGTCGATACCGGCATTACCAATTTTTTCAATAACCTAGATGAAATAAGCGTCATGGCCAACAATCTGTTGCAGCTTAAACCGACACAGGCGCTAATGTCGGGTGGCCGTTTTGTCGCTAACTCCACGATCGGTCTATTAGGGCTAGTCGATGTCGCCACTCCGATGGGGCTTATCGCCCACGATGAGGATTTTGGTCAGACCCTCGCCGTCTGGGGAGTCGGCAGCGGCCCCTATCTGGTGCTGCCGTTTCTCGGCCCCTCAACCTTAAGAGATGGCAGTGCGACCGTCATTGAGTGGGCGGTGGAGCCTAGGCTCGAAGAGGAGTTACTAGAGGGGAGTCGCTACTCGCTACTTGCGCTCAATATTGTCGATACCCGCGCCGATCTCCTCCCACTAACCGACTCCATGCAGCGCACCGGCGGTGATGGTTATACCTTTATGCGTGAGGCCTACCTACAGCGCCGCAGCTACCAAATCTATGATGGCAACCCCCCTCCCCCCGAGATCGACGATGCCCTGTTCGGTTTTGAGGAGTAG
- a CDS encoding efflux RND transporter permease subunit, with protein MLQKLFQNQVLANLLFVLVLVMGTLAYLDLPRQQDPEINFNWINITTLWPGAAASDVEKLLTDPLEEAISNLADIRFVDSNSRQGLSSILVRFDEIDERTFDKRLNDLRREVQNKQRELPTDALDPVINEITTANAFPTAMVVVTAPRFDDNLRRQGVLITKDLKRLPGVNGVTEIGLPDPELQVNLIPERLTEFGLSPIDIAHTVSLNFRDIAAGDTQQQQQSWLIRVLGTSADPAYLGAMPIATARGEIRLDEVAEVVRAYEDPTYLASYQGQPALFFGITKKSQTNTLDILADIKEYLETRNQMSELTGVRLILADDQTIPTRHAIEIMQNNALIGLLLVVLVTWIFLGSRISLLVSIGIPFILAATFWILAAIGQTLNQSILLGVVIALGMLVDDAVVMAEAIYYRLQRGVDRLQAAIDSLKEIFAPITAAVLTTIAAFLPLMLLPGILGQFMMVIPLVVTLSLAISLIEAYWILPAHVVAQHGSRADRPSRLQPYRTAMTHWIRIKYTRLLLRTMRWPRLTLISALLMFIAILSAVSSGVVKMDFFASDPIRLFYITIEMEPSTPLAQTLQQSERVERVVRHYLQPEDARAVVSYAGIAFTETAPLIGEHYGQIMVSLLPEQPGMRSVDQVMESMRSEVLTIPGAVNISFVRLAGGPPVEKPVKIKVRGDDYDEIRQAADRLKAAMFQMSGIKDISDDAVAGRMELRLRPDYDTIRQVGLNAETVRRTLRLLTDGEALASVQYEGEKWPVRVRGRPANVDDIGQLLQLTLPLPGGGEIALRELVQVESAQGVGNIRHYNFRRAITIEADIDKKITDEVAANGAIIDYWERELQSHYPNLAIDTSGALDDINEALDNIIVLFMMGVGIMYIILGTQFNSYFQPLAILVTVPLAFTGVVLGLIISNNPLSLYTLYGVVALAGIAVNSAIVLISAANDRLAAGMSLLHATLYAARRRVIPILITSLTTIAGLFSLATGLGGKSLVWGPVATAIVWGLAFSTLLTLFVIPVLYRITMSRSPRLKR; from the coding sequence ATGCTACAAAAATTGTTCCAAAACCAAGTCCTAGCCAACCTGCTATTTGTGCTGGTGTTGGTGATGGGAACACTAGCCTATCTCGACCTGCCTCGACAGCAAGACCCGGAGATTAACTTTAACTGGATCAATATTACCACCCTCTGGCCTGGCGCAGCGGCGAGCGATGTGGAGAAGCTGCTCACCGATCCGCTCGAAGAGGCGATATCGAACCTAGCCGACATTCGTTTTGTTGACAGTAATAGTCGCCAAGGGCTTTCGTCCATCTTGGTACGCTTTGATGAGATCGACGAGCGCACTTTCGATAAACGGCTCAACGATCTGCGCCGCGAGGTGCAGAATAAGCAGCGAGAGCTACCCACCGATGCACTCGATCCGGTCATTAACGAAATCACCACTGCCAATGCTTTCCCCACCGCCATGGTGGTGGTCACTGCCCCTCGGTTCGATGATAATTTGCGCCGCCAAGGGGTACTCATTACTAAGGATCTAAAGCGACTCCCCGGCGTCAATGGCGTGACCGAAATCGGCCTACCCGATCCGGAGCTGCAAGTGAATCTCATTCCCGAACGGTTAACCGAGTTCGGCCTCTCCCCGATCGATATCGCCCATACCGTGAGCCTCAATTTTCGCGATATCGCCGCCGGAGATACCCAACAGCAGCAGCAGAGCTGGCTGATTAGGGTATTGGGCACCTCTGCCGATCCTGCCTATTTAGGCGCCATGCCGATTGCCACCGCACGAGGTGAAATTCGTCTCGATGAGGTCGCGGAGGTGGTACGAGCCTATGAAGATCCGACCTATCTCGCCAGCTACCAAGGCCAACCCGCCCTCTTTTTCGGTATCACCAAAAAGAGCCAGACCAACACTCTCGATATTCTGGCCGATATAAAAGAGTATCTTGAGACAAGAAATCAGATGAGCGAACTGACCGGTGTGAGGCTGATTTTGGCTGACGATCAGACCATTCCCACCCGTCATGCGATTGAGATTATGCAAAATAATGCCCTCATCGGCCTGCTGCTAGTTGTCTTGGTGACTTGGATATTTTTAGGATCACGCATCTCACTGCTGGTCTCTATCGGCATTCCGTTTATTTTGGCGGCGACCTTCTGGATCTTAGCCGCTATCGGTCAGACCCTCAATCAGTCGATTCTGCTCGGGGTGGTGATTGCGCTAGGTATGCTGGTTGATGATGCGGTAGTGATGGCCGAGGCGATCTACTACCGGCTCCAGCGCGGCGTTGATCGGCTTCAGGCGGCAATCGACTCGCTTAAAGAGATTTTCGCCCCAATAACCGCCGCCGTCTTAACCACTATCGCCGCCTTTCTGCCGCTCATGCTACTACCGGGAATTTTGGGGCAGTTTATGATGGTGATTCCGCTAGTGGTAACCCTATCGTTGGCAATATCGCTTATCGAAGCTTACTGGATCCTGCCGGCTCATGTGGTCGCCCAACACGGCAGTAGAGCAGACCGCCCGTCGCGACTACAGCCCTATCGCACCGCTATGACCCACTGGATCAGGATTAAATATACCCGTCTGCTACTACGGACGATGCGCTGGCCAAGGCTAACCCTTATCTCGGCACTCCTGATGTTTATTGCGATTCTTAGCGCCGTTAGTAGTGGTGTGGTAAAGATGGACTTTTTTGCCTCCGATCCGATTCGGCTCTTCTATATCACTATCGAGATGGAGCCCTCTACCCCACTCGCGCAGACGCTACAACAGAGCGAACGGGTCGAGAGAGTAGTCAGACACTATCTTCAACCTGAAGATGCCCGTGCCGTCGTCAGCTATGCCGGGATCGCGTTTACTGAAACCGCCCCTCTTATCGGCGAACACTATGGTCAGATAATGGTCAGCCTCCTACCGGAGCAGCCGGGGATGCGTAGCGTGGATCAGGTGATGGAGTCGATGCGCAGCGAGGTACTCACCATCCCCGGGGCGGTCAATATCTCCTTTGTACGACTAGCTGGCGGCCCGCCGGTAGAGAAACCGGTTAAAATCAAGGTTCGGGGCGATGACTATGACGAGATTCGTCAGGCTGCCGATAGGTTAAAGGCCGCCATGTTCCAGATGAGCGGTATTAAGGATATTAGTGATGATGCGGTCGCAGGGCGCATGGAGCTACGGCTACGACCCGACTACGACACCATTCGTCAGGTCGGTTTGAACGCCGAGACCGTTCGCCGCACCCTTCGGCTACTCACTGACGGCGAAGCACTCGCCTCAGTACAGTATGAGGGGGAGAAGTGGCCGGTACGGGTGCGCGGCCGCCCCGCTAATGTTGATGACATTGGCCAACTGCTACAACTCACCCTACCACTACCCGGAGGGGGAGAGATCGCGCTACGAGAGCTAGTTCAAGTCGAGAGTGCTCAGGGAGTTGGCAATATCCGCCACTACAACTTCCGCCGTGCGATAACAATCGAAGCCGATATCGACAAAAAGATCACCGATGAGGTCGCCGCTAACGGTGCCATTATCGACTACTGGGAGCGCGAACTACAATCGCACTACCCGAATCTAGCGATCGATACTAGTGGCGCACTAGATGATATTAACGAAGCCCTAGATAACATTATTGTGCTGTTTATGATGGGGGTGGGCATTATGTACATCATTCTCGGCACCCAATTTAACAGCTATTTTCAGCCGCTGGCGATTTTAGTGACGGTGCCGCTAGCCTTTACCGGCGTAGTGTTAGGATTAATCATCTCCAACAATCCGCTCAGCCTCTACACCCTCTATGGCGTGGTGGCGCTCGCCGGCATTGCGGTGAACTCGGCGATTGTCTTAATCTCCGCCGCTAATGATCGCCTCGCAGCAGGTATGAGCCTGCTGCACGCCACCCTCTACGCGGCTAGACGGCGGGTGATTCCGATTCTGATTACTTCACTCACCACGATTGCCGGACTCTTCTCGCTCGCTACCGGCTTAGGGGGAAAATCGCTGGTCTGGGGGCCGGTGGCGACCGCTATCGTCTGGGGACTCGCCTTCTCTACCCTTTTGACCCTCTTTGTCATTCCGGTGCTCTATCGGATCACGATGAGCCGCTCCCCGAGGCTCAAACGGTAG
- a CDS encoding 3-deoxy-7-phosphoheptulonate synthase: MIVILKPEITRTSREFDSIMSFLLTLPNITVRTHQVHGERQTLTELYLLGETATINDSEIKTLPGVDRVVRVSRPYRILGRHQHDDQRRTGFEYNGVTFSQESLNIFAGLCAVNTPEDVELMMRALQQQGQVCTRMGAYKPRTSPYAFQGHGASCLPYVFDIAGNYGIKVIAMEVTHESHIHEINSALEQTGHPTGVMLQIGTRNTQNFELLKVVGRQQAFPVLLKRGFGITLDESLNAAEYLASEGNDRVIFGLRGMKTNMGDPHRNFVDFAHVPVVKRLTRMPVCIDPSHSVGSREVGSDRLLDVMHVTAQGVIAGANMVLVDFHPHPANALVDGPQALRLNELPYFIRDVDISRKAYLERIALAASQTD, from the coding sequence ATGATTGTTATCTTAAAACCCGAAATTACCCGTACTAGCCGCGAGTTCGACAGCATCATGAGCTTCCTGCTGACACTGCCTAACATTACCGTCCGCACTCACCAGGTTCATGGTGAGCGGCAGACCCTAACCGAACTCTACCTACTCGGCGAGACCGCCACCATTAATGATAGTGAGATTAAGACCCTTCCCGGAGTTGATCGGGTGGTTCGAGTCTCTAGGCCCTACCGTATTTTAGGGCGTCATCAACACGATGATCAGCGCCGCACCGGCTTTGAGTATAACGGCGTGACATTCAGCCAAGAGAGCCTCAATATCTTTGCCGGCCTCTGTGCTGTCAATACCCCCGAAGATGTCGAACTGATGATGAGGGCGCTACAGCAGCAGGGGCAGGTCTGCACCCGCATGGGAGCCTATAAACCGCGGACTAGCCCTTACGCGTTTCAGGGACACGGAGCGAGCTGCCTCCCCTATGTATTCGATATCGCGGGTAACTATGGCATTAAGGTGATCGCGATGGAGGTCACCCACGAGTCACATATTCACGAAATCAATAGCGCCCTAGAGCAGACCGGCCATCCGACCGGAGTGATGCTACAGATAGGCACCCGCAATACCCAAAATTTTGAGCTCCTTAAGGTGGTTGGCCGGCAGCAGGCGTTTCCAGTGCTGCTTAAACGGGGGTTTGGCATTACTCTCGATGAGTCACTCAATGCCGCCGAATATCTGGCTAGCGAAGGCAATGACCGAGTCATCTTCGGCCTACGAGGCATGAAGACCAACATGGGCGATCCCCACCGTAACTTCGTCGATTTTGCCCATGTTCCGGTCGTTAAACGGCTCACCCGTATGCCGGTCTGTATCGATCCCTCCCACTCGGTCGGCAGCCGCGAGGTCGGCTCAGATCGACTACTCGATGTAATGCATGTCACCGCCCAAGGGGTGATCGCTGGAGCTAACATGGTTTTGGTCGATTTTCATCCCCACCCAGCCAACGCCCTAGTCGATGGCCCGCAGGCACTGCGACTGAATGAGCTGCCCTACTTTATTCGGGATGTTGATATTAGCCGCAAAGCCTACCTAGAGCGCATTGCGCTCGCGGCTAGCCAAACCGATTAG
- a CDS encoding response regulator gives MTKLKPLHIFIIDDASSTRETLQLVLLNIFRENYPQWLVKIHQAESFAEARRHLLFQQAHITFLDINLPDGNGLQFMSELKESHPKMGVIIISGDATVENVKAAMSYGACSFILKPFKLIKVKDSIEHCFKKYNF, from the coding sequence ATGACTAAACTCAAACCGCTGCACATTTTTATTATCGATGATGCTAGCTCGACCCGAGAGACGCTACAGCTAGTGCTATTAAATATCTTTCGCGAAAACTACCCCCAGTGGCTAGTCAAGATTCACCAGGCCGAATCCTTTGCCGAGGCGCGACGCCATCTACTCTTCCAACAGGCTCATATCACCTTTCTCGATATTAATCTCCCCGATGGCAACGGGCTGCAGTTTATGTCAGAGTTAAAAGAGAGCCACCCTAAGATGGGGGTGATTATTATTAGCGGTGATGCCACCGTCGAAAATGTTAAAGCGGCGATGAGCTACGGTGCCTGTAGCTTTATCCTCAAACCGTTTAAACTGATTAAAGTCAAAGATTCGATTGAGCACTGTTTTAAAAAATATAACTTTTAG
- a CDS encoding response regulator has protein sequence MRSRLAKPISERAPMMSSPTAAPEGELAALQQQLQRLERRLERERNARKQAEHLLEGKSLELYNRNQELTRLHDSLEQEVKQRTRELEIARDKALEANRAKTNFLANVSHELRTPLTAVIGFAENIKNGIIAIDEVDSAIESIIDSSYHLLGVLNGIINISDIESGTLTKELATVPIKRLFELIRSNFGAEAANKGLNFDLTIHPSVPERIVTDPVMFKQILFHITQNAVKFTQQGKVSLAVNHHPASRLLEVKVEDSGIGISPADTPRLFRPFTQLDEESNRQYGGNGMGLHLSKRLANLLGGDITVNSTKGEGSVFTITIDSGDMNSIDKREPKSKVIPIIPKLQGKVLVADDSPVNLQIVTTLLKACQLEIVTATNGEEAVEAALSDNFNLVLMDIQMPKMDGKQAFELLQQLGFSTPVIALTANVMPEDMTNYQQQGFYSCLAKPIEQEKFFATLAQTIPAAAATAPASEALPIEAWMVELRGQFINELRSLKQQLQQARERNDTTGCTKIAHRIKGSAGNVGFHRLTDEAGELQSRLKSQRLEELVLQLDQFSDHIDQLLAEHSHD, from the coding sequence TTGCGCTCGCGGCTAGCCAAACCGATTAGTGAGAGAGCGCCTATGATGAGCAGCCCCACAGCAGCACCCGAGGGCGAGTTAGCCGCGCTACAGCAGCAGCTCCAGCGCCTTGAGCGGCGCCTAGAGCGGGAGCGCAACGCCCGCAAACAGGCCGAGCATCTGTTAGAGGGCAAAAGCCTAGAGCTATACAACCGCAACCAGGAGTTAACTCGTCTGCACGACTCCCTAGAACAGGAGGTCAAGCAGCGCACCCGAGAGCTAGAGATAGCCCGTGACAAAGCCTTAGAGGCTAACCGCGCCAAAACTAACTTTCTCGCCAATGTTAGCCATGAGTTACGCACCCCACTCACCGCCGTTATCGGTTTTGCCGAAAATATTAAAAACGGTATTATTGCGATCGATGAGGTCGATAGCGCCATCGAATCGATTATCGATAGCAGCTACCACCTATTAGGCGTCCTAAACGGCATTATTAATATTAGCGATATTGAGTCCGGCACCCTAACGAAGGAGCTCGCAACCGTACCGATTAAGCGACTGTTCGAGCTCATTCGCAGCAACTTTGGCGCCGAGGCGGCCAATAAGGGGCTTAACTTCGATCTGACCATTCACCCTAGCGTGCCCGAGCGAATTGTGACCGATCCGGTGATGTTCAAACAGATTCTGTTTCATATTACCCAAAATGCGGTCAAATTTACCCAACAGGGCAAGGTCAGCCTCGCGGTTAACCACCATCCGGCAAGTCGCCTGCTAGAGGTTAAGGTTGAAGATAGTGGCATCGGCATCAGCCCAGCTGATACTCCCCGCCTGTTTCGCCCCTTTACTCAGCTCGATGAGGAGAGTAATCGCCAATATGGCGGCAACGGCATGGGGCTCCACCTCTCCAAGCGACTGGCCAATCTGTTGGGGGGAGATATTACCGTCAACAGTACAAAGGGAGAGGGCTCAGTCTTTACCATCACCATTGATAGTGGCGATATGAACTCTATCGACAAGCGCGAACCGAAATCTAAAGTGATACCTATCATCCCCAAGCTGCAGGGCAAGGTACTCGTTGCCGATGACAGCCCCGTTAACCTACAGATTGTCACCACCCTCCTTAAGGCGTGCCAGCTAGAGATAGTCACCGCCACCAATGGCGAAGAGGCGGTAGAGGCGGCGCTAAGCGATAACTTCAATCTGGTACTGATGGATATTCAAATGCCCAAAATGGACGGTAAACAGGCCTTTGAACTGCTACAGCAGCTCGGTTTTTCGACCCCTGTGATCGCTCTAACTGCCAATGTCATGCCAGAAGATATGACTAACTACCAACAGCAGGGGTTCTATAGCTGTCTTGCTAAACCGATAGAGCAGGAGAAGTTTTTTGCCACTTTAGCGCAGACGATTCCAGCGGCAGCCGCCACCGCCCCAGCTAGCGAGGCGCTCCCTATTGAGGCGTGGATGGTAGAGCTTAGGGGGCAGTTTATTAATGAGTTACGCTCATTAAAACAGCAACTCCAGCAGGCCAGAGAGCGCAACGATACCACCGGCTGCACCAAAATCGCCCACCGTATCAAAGGGTCGGCCGGCAATGTCGGCTTTCATCGGCTAACGGATGAGGCGGGGGAGCTGCAAAGCCGCCTTAAGTCGCAGCGACTAGAGGAGTTGGTCTTGCAACTCGATCAATTTAGCGATCACATTGACCAATTGCTTGCCGAACACTCTCATGACTAA
- the polA gene encoding DNA polymerase I, producing the protein MTMTTPLILIDGSSYLYRAFHAMPQLSNSAGEPTGAIYGVINMVRKLQQHYQPQQIAVVFDAPGKTFRDELYSDYKATRSAMPDELRAQIAPLHQALTAAGLPLFVIAGVEADDVIGTLARRAEADGQSVIISSGDKDMAQLVSDHITLIDTMKGSITDTQGVVERFGVLPEQIIGYLALMGDSSDNVPGIPKVGEKTAAKWLQHYGSLDTLIDHAAEIKGKVGESLRSHLPQLALARQLVTIRCDVDLGGQWRSLTARQPPDTQQLRQLYQRFEFKSWLKELLESGSEETSSPLPIDPQSYPLITTEEALQQWLTELNQCEQFAFDTETTSLDYIDGRIVGIAIATAPNRAAYLPLAHSGAGSEHQLNRDAVLAQFKPLLEGETPLKCGQNLKYDSHILRNHGITLRGIGDDTMLQSYLLDSTASRHDMDSLALKYLGYKTISYQEVAGKGAKQIGFAEVALSQAAPYAAEDAAVTLALQQQLSPKLAAEPTLQQLYRELELPLLPLLVKMEHHGVLIDTSLLRQQSLELTEKLARLEQQLFDAAGEPFNPASPKQIQALLFEKQSLPILKKTPKGQPSTAEEVLQELALDYELPQLILQHRSLAKLKSTYTDKLPKMVNPTTGRVHTSYHQAVAATGRLSSSDPNLQNIPIRTPEGRRIRQAFIAPPDHYLLAADYSQIELRIMAHLSQDSGLVAAFHAGEDIHRATAAELFATALDQVTYEQRRSAKAINFGLIYGMSAFGLAKQLGIERNAAQDYINLYFSRYPGVKAYMDRTRELAREQGYVETLFGRRLYLPEIHSRNAARRQYAERTAINAPMQGTAADIIKRAMLKVGHWLSQQESTTQLLMQVHDELVFELPKTALESTTATLTQLMESAAELRVPLKVECGHGENWDEAH; encoded by the coding sequence ATGACCATGACCACACCACTCATCTTAATTGATGGCAGCTCCTACCTCTATCGCGCCTTCCACGCCATGCCGCAGCTCAGCAACTCTGCCGGTGAGCCGACCGGTGCCATCTACGGTGTTATCAACATGGTGCGCAAGCTGCAACAGCACTACCAGCCACAACAGATAGCAGTCGTCTTCGATGCCCCCGGCAAAACCTTTCGTGATGAGCTCTATAGCGACTACAAAGCGACCCGTTCGGCGATGCCCGACGAGCTGCGTGCTCAAATTGCCCCCCTACACCAAGCACTCACGGCAGCTGGCCTGCCGCTCTTTGTGATCGCCGGGGTCGAGGCGGACGATGTCATCGGCACCCTAGCCCGTCGAGCAGAGGCCGATGGCCAGAGCGTGATCATCTCTAGCGGTGATAAAGATATGGCGCAGCTAGTCAGTGACCACATCACCCTCATCGACACCATGAAAGGGAGCATAACCGACACCCAAGGCGTCGTAGAGAGATTTGGTGTCCTACCAGAGCAGATTATCGGCTATCTAGCACTCATGGGGGATAGTAGCGACAATGTCCCCGGTATCCCCAAAGTGGGTGAAAAGACGGCGGCGAAGTGGCTACAGCACTACGGCTCCCTCGATACCTTAATAGATCATGCCGCAGAGATTAAGGGCAAAGTGGGAGAGAGTCTGCGCAGCCACCTACCGCAGCTAGCGCTGGCGCGACAACTGGTGACCATTCGCTGTGATGTCGATTTAGGGGGCCAATGGCGCTCGCTAACAGCCCGACAACCACCCGACACCCAACAGCTACGGCAGCTCTACCAGCGGTTTGAGTTTAAAAGCTGGCTTAAAGAGCTACTAGAGAGTGGCAGTGAAGAGACTAGCTCGCCCCTCCCTATCGACCCCCAAAGCTATCCGCTAATTACTACCGAGGAGGCGCTACAGCAGTGGCTAACCGAACTAAACCAGTGCGAACAGTTTGCGTTTGATACCGAAACCACCTCATTAGACTATATTGATGGCCGCATTGTCGGCATCGCCATCGCGACCGCCCCTAATCGGGCGGCCTATCTCCCCCTAGCCCATAGCGGTGCCGGAAGCGAGCACCAACTCAATCGGGACGCTGTACTAGCCCAGTTTAAGCCGCTGCTAGAGGGTGAGACCCCGCTTAAATGTGGCCAAAACCTGAAGTACGATAGCCATATTCTACGCAACCACGGCATCACCCTGCGCGGCATTGGCGATGACACGATGCTGCAATCCTATCTACTCGACAGCACCGCGAGCCGTCACGATATGGATTCGTTAGCGCTAAAATATCTCGGTTATAAGACCATTAGTTACCAAGAGGTCGCCGGTAAGGGGGCGAAACAGATAGGGTTTGCCGAAGTAGCGCTATCCCAAGCGGCCCCCTATGCCGCTGAAGATGCGGCAGTCACCCTAGCCCTACAGCAGCAGCTAAGCCCCAAATTGGCCGCCGAACCGACACTGCAACAGCTCTACCGCGAGCTAGAGCTGCCACTTCTACCGCTACTCGTAAAGATGGAGCACCACGGCGTATTAATCGATACCTCTCTGCTCCGGCAGCAGAGCCTAGAGCTCACCGAGAAGCTAGCCCGACTAGAGCAGCAGCTATTCGACGCCGCCGGCGAACCCTTTAACCCCGCCTCCCCCAAACAGATTCAAGCGCTTCTGTTCGAAAAGCAGTCGCTACCCATCCTGAAAAAGACCCCCAAGGGGCAGCCTTCGACTGCTGAGGAGGTACTCCAAGAGCTCGCACTCGACTACGAACTGCCGCAGCTAATTCTACAACACCGTTCGCTCGCCAAACTCAAATCGACCTATACCGACAAGCTGCCAAAGATGGTTAACCCAACCACCGGAAGAGTTCACACCTCCTACCATCAAGCGGTCGCGGCGACGGGTCGGCTCTCCTCCTCCGATCCCAATTTACAAAATATTCCGATTCGTACTCCAGAGGGGCGGCGGATTCGTCAAGCCTTTATCGCCCCACCAGACCACTACCTCCTCGCCGCCGACTACTCCCAAATCGAGCTGCGAATTATGGCCCACCTATCGCAAGATAGCGGACTAGTTGCCGCCTTTCATGCCGGCGAAGATATCCACCGCGCCACCGCCGCCGAACTCTTTGCCACCGCACTCGATCAGGTTACCTACGAGCAGCGCCGCAGTGCCAAGGCGATCAATTTTGGGCTAATTTACGGTATGTCGGCCTTTGGTCTAGCCAAACAGCTCGGCATAGAGCGCAATGCAGCGCAAGACTATATCAATCTCTACTTTAGCCGCTATCCTGGCGTCAAAGCCTATATGGATCGTACCCGTGAACTGGCACGAGAGCAGGGCTATGTCGAAACTCTGTTTGGCCGTCGCCTCTACCTGCCGGAAATTCACTCCCGCAACGCCGCCCGCCGCCAATATGCCGAACGGACAGCGATTAACGCCCCGATGCAAGGCACGGCAGCCGATATTATTAAACGAGCCATGCTCAAAGTCGGCCACTGGTTATCTCAACAAGAGAGCACCACCCAACTACTCATGCAGGTTCATGACGAATTGGTGTTTGAACTGCCCAAAACAGCGTTAGAGAGCACTACCGCCACCCTTACCCAACTCATGGAGAGCGCAGCCGAGCTACGAGTGCCGTTAAAGGTTGAGTGTGGCCATGGCGAGAATTGGGATGAAGCACACTAA
- the mnmA gene encoding tRNA 2-thiouridine(34) synthase MnmA, with translation MATPSKLKLIIGMSGGVDSSVAALLLQAQGYSLRGLFMKNWEEDDRDDYCAAAVDLTDATAVAKQLELELLTINFASEYWDRVFEHFLAEYRVGRTPNPDILCNKEIKFRAFLDYALSLGADKIATGHYARTRYRDGEWQLLKGVDSHKDQSYFLHALNQYQLSHSLFPLGELTKPEVRQFATEAELATSQKRDSTGICFIGERRFSDFLQRYLPAQPGEIVTETGAVIGQHQGLMFYTIGQRQGLGIGGLKGYPEEPWFVAAKDLTHNRLVVVQGYHHPRLFYSALIATQQHWISPTPPALPLRCQAKIRYRQADQPCTITALDPQQWRIDFDSPQRAVTSGQSIVFYQGEITLGGAIIERGID, from the coding sequence GTGGCTACGCCCTCCAAACTCAAGTTAATTATCGGTATGTCGGGCGGGGTGGACTCCTCCGTCGCCGCGCTGTTACTGCAAGCGCAGGGATACTCGCTGCGGGGGCTATTTATGAAAAACTGGGAGGAGGATGACCGCGACGACTACTGCGCTGCTGCAGTTGATCTCACCGATGCAACGGCAGTGGCAAAACAGCTAGAGCTGGAGCTACTGACCATAAACTTCGCTAGCGAGTATTGGGATCGGGTTTTTGAGCACTTTTTAGCAGAGTATCGCGTCGGTCGTACCCCCAACCCCGATATTTTATGCAATAAAGAGATTAAATTTCGTGCCTTTCTCGACTATGCCCTATCGTTAGGAGCCGATAAGATCGCCACCGGCCACTACGCCCGCACCCGCTACCGCGATGGGGAGTGGCAGCTACTGAAAGGGGTCGATAGTCATAAAGATCAGAGCTATTTTCTCCACGCCCTGAATCAATATCAACTCAGCCATTCGCTCTTCCCCCTAGGAGAGCTAACCAAACCCGAAGTGCGTCAATTCGCAACCGAAGCAGAGTTAGCCACTAGCCAAAAAAGGGATAGTACCGGCATCTGCTTTATCGGTGAACGGCGGTTTAGTGACTTTCTGCAACGCTACCTACCCGCCCAGCCTGGGGAGATAGTGACCGAAACGGGTGCGGTCATTGGTCAGCATCAGGGGCTAATGTTCTACACCATCGGTCAGCGGCAGGGGTTAGGCATCGGTGGACTAAAGGGCTATCCCGAGGAGCCGTGGTTTGTCGCCGCCAAAGATTTAACCCATAATCGGCTCGTAGTGGTGCAGGGGTATCACCACCCACGACTCTTCTATTCAGCGCTCATCGCCACCCAACAACACTGGATTAGCCCCACCCCTCCGGCTCTGCCGCTTCGGTGTCAGGCCAAAATTCGCTATCGACAGGCAGATCAACCCTGTACCATAACGGCGCTCGACCCACAACAGTGGCGGATCGACTTCGACTCACCACAACGAGCCGTCACATCGGGGCAATCTATCGTCTTCTACCAAGGAGAGATAACTCTTGGCGGGGCGATTATTGAGCGCGGCATAGACTAA